The Polyangium aurulentum genomic interval GGTGGACGAAGGCCGCGCGGACGACGTCACGAAGGTTGTAGTTCGTCTTGAATTGCTCGACGAGCGGGCCGATGATGCTGTCGGGCACGTCGGCGAGATCGTATACGGCGTCGCCCTTCGAGAAGGCGTAGTTCCAGACCCGCACCACCGCGCAGCGGGCGACCTCGTCGTCCTTGGCCATCTGATCGCCGAGCTCCCGCAAGGTGGCGGCGGGCTTCTGGTACTTCCAGCCCGGGGTCTCGCCCGGCACGAGGTAATCGGTGAGCTTCGCCTTGGGGCTGCCCTCGATCGGCACGATGACCGAGAACTCGAGATTGCCGTCACCGGGATCGACCGGCGCCTGGTAGGCGCCCGTGTCGTCGAACACCGCGAAGAGCGGCGCGCGGTGATTCATGGTGGTGTGGCAATTGGCGCAGATCGCGGCCGTCGTGTCCTGGAAGGCGATGCGGCCGGTGTTCTTGTTCGGGTCGCCGATCGTATCGAACGGCCAGGGCGAGGTGTACGAGCCGCCGCCCTCGACCGTCACCGGATCGGGCCGCCATTCTGCGGGCATCTTGCGGCAGGCGAACGTCTCCTGGATGAAGCGCACGCGGCGGAAGGCGAGCGCGCTCGCGTACTGGTACATGAGCCCCGCGTCGGTCAGCACGCCGGCCGTGGGCAGCGCGCCGTTCGGGCAATCGGCGGGCGTGAACGCGCCCGACACCGGGTCGAACGTCGGGCACGTGCCCTTGTCGGCCGTGAAGAGGTTGCGGTAATCCTCGCCGTTCACCGTGATCTGCGCCGCGAAATTGGGCGCGCCGTCGCGGTTCGGAACGCCGGCGAGCGCCCCGCCGCCCGAGCGGAAGGTGTTGCGCCAGAACTCGACCATGGCCGCGGCGAACCGGGGCGAGGCGAGGAACTGGTCGACGTAATCCTCGTACGCCTTTTTCGGGTCCTGCGAGACGCGCACGGTCTCGACCTGATCGAGCGTGGGGACATTGCCGGCGAGCTTCAAGCTCGCGGTGCGCAGCGCCTCGTTGTAATCGACGACGCGCTCGGCGAGCACCGGGCTCGTGGGCAGGTTGGGGCCCGTGCCCGTGCTGCCGCCCGCGCCACCTGCGCCCCCTGCCCCGCTCGAGGTGGGGGAGCCGCCGGTCGCCTCGACGGGACACGGATTCTTCCCCGGATCCTTGGCGGGGCTGCCGAGGAGCTTGTTCGGGTCGTCGGGGTTGCACGCGAAGAGCGCGAGCCCGAGCCCCAAGAGGGCCCCTGCGCGCGCCGCTTTGCCCGATTGCATCGTCATTGCTCCGCCTTGATCCAAGGCGACACCTTGGTCTTGAAATCGTTGTATTTGTTCAGGTCGCCGAGGAATTTGTACATGTGGACCTCGACGCCCGCGGGGTCGGTCATGCGGATGATCTGGCTCGTGTCGGGATCTCCCGGCGTGATGCGGGCCCGCACCTGGATGCACGCGGCGTCGGGGGTCGCGAGGTTCAGCTCCGAGAGATCCATCGTCCCCTTCGCCTGCGGGTTCTTGCCGCCGTGGCACTCCGCCATGCACGTCTGCATGGCGGGCACCACCTGCGCCTTGAAGCTCGCGATGTCCTTGCACGTCCCGCCCTCGCCCGGCGTGCCGCCGTAGACCTCGACGATCTGGAAGGCCACGCCGAGGTAGGCCCCTTTGCGCCAGTTCGTCAGGACGAGCTCGCCCGTGCCGAGCGTGGGGTCGCCGTCGATCGTGAACGTTTGATCGACGTTCGAGAAGCTGTCGATCGGATCCGGATCGGGCTTTGCGGAGGGGTCGTAGACCGTGAACAGCGGGTGCACGATGTGCAGGGGTTTGCCCGTGACCGTGTGCACGGTGAGGTTGGCGAGGCGGAGCATCGTGGGCTCGGCGCTCGTGCCGCCGAGGGCCTCGGCGTTGAACGAGATCGACATGAACTCGAACTCGGGGCCGAGCTCGCCGAGGTAGATGGTGTTGAAGGCGCCGCCCACGAGCGGCTTGAAAGGCTTGACGCTCGGGCCGATGTCGGTGTCCGCGTCGGGCAGCTCGTTCGCCTCCGCCTCGAGCCATTCGAGCACCTTCGGCTTGGTCTTCGCCGGCAGATCCGGCGCCTCGCCGCCGCCGTGCGAGGCTTCGCCCGGGTGGGTCATCAGAATGCTGAGGTTCGGATCCGAGACCACGACGCCCGGCCAGGCGGTGATGCTCGTGTAGCGCTCGTCGATCGTCTCGCCCGCGATGAACGGCGCGTCCGCCGAGCCGCCCGCCTTGTGGCACTTGCTGCACGCGGCCACGAGGTCGGGCTCGATCTCGGCGAAGAGCTCGCGCGCGGTGGGGCCCTCGTCGCCCGGGTTGCCGCCCGTGGTCACCGGCGTGCCGGAGCTCGATCCTCCCGACGTGGTGGGGCCGCACGCCGTCGCTGCGCCCGCGCCCACGGCGAGCGCGAGCAAGCCCCACAGGGCCGATGCGCGGATCGCTGACGGACGGTGGGCAGGAAAAGGAGGCGGGATCATTGTCGCTGATTATGCAAGAGGCGCCCCCTCCCTGGGAAGGAGTTCTTGAAGCTCGGGCCCCTTCACGGTAGCTCACCGCAATGCGGCTACGTCCGGCGGCGCTCCGCGGCATGTCCGCGCTCGCAATTGTTGGCATTTCCGCCTCGAGCTGCACCCTCGTGGCCGGGATCGACTACGACCTCATCCCGGACGCGGGCAGCGGCGCGGCCGGTGGCGAGGGGAGCGCCTGCACGAGCGACGCGATGTGCGATGACGGCGCCCCCTGCACGCTCGACCAGTGCGCGCAGGGCGCGTGCGTTCATTCGGCCGCCCCCGCGGGCACGTCCTGCGGCGACGACGACGCGTGCAACGGCGCCGAGACCTGCGACGAAAGCGGCATGTGCGTGGTCACGCCGGTCGAGATCGACGACGGCGACCCTTGCACGTTCGACGCGTGCGACCCGCAGACGGGCGTGACGCACACGAGCGCGGGCGAGGGGTGCCTCGCGTGGGCGCCGCTGCCGCTCGAGGGGGCCCCTGCGGCGCGCATCAATCACAGCGCGGTGTGGACCGGCTCGAAGATGATCCTCTGGGGCGGCGAGATCGGCGGCGCCGACCCGCTCACCAGCACGGGCGCGCTCTACGATCCCGCCTCGCGCACGTGGAAGCCGACGAGCACCGCGGGGGCGCCCGCGCCGCGGCACTCGCACCGCGCGGTCTGGACGGGCTCGAAGATGCTCGTCTGGGGCGGCTACGCGGCGGGCGGCTTCGTGGGCGCGGGCGGCATCTACGATCCCGAGACCGACACGTGGGCGCCCATGTCCACCGCGGGCGAGCCCGCTGGGCGCGGGTATTTCAGCGCGGTGTGGACGGGCTCGGCGCTCATCGTGTGGGGCGGCATCGTGACGAGCCCGGCGCTCGGCACGGGCGGCGTTTACGATCTCGCGACGAACACCTGGAAGACCGTGCCCACGCAGAGCGGGCCGAGCCCGCGGTTCAACCACACGGCCGTCTGGACCGGCGATCGCATGGTGGTGTGGGGCGGGCAGGATCTCTTCGATTGGCTCGACGACGGAGCGCTCTTCGACCCGAAGAGCGGCGGGTCGGGCGCGTGGACGGGATATACCCCGTTCCAGGACAGACCCGGGTTCCGTGAGATGCACAGCGCGGTCTGGACGGGCTCGGCGATGATGATCTGGGGCGGGTGGAACGGCGGGCCGCACCTGGATACGGGCGGCATCCTCGACCTCGCGGCGGGCGGCACGGGCACGTGGACGGCCATGACCACGGACGGCGCGCCCTCGCCGCGGCGCGAGCACGTGGCCGCGTGGACGGGGTCGGAGATGGTCGTCTGGGGCGGCTGCGGCGAGGACCTTTGCAAGAAGATCTTCGCCGACGGCGGGCGGTTCGTCCCCGGACCGGGCGGCGGGACGTGGAAGGCCATCCCTGCCGTGCCGGCGCTCGGCCCGCGGCGCGGCCACACCGGCGTGTGGACCGGCGACGCGCTCATCGTGTGGGGCGGCCGGAACGGTCCCACGCTGCTCGGCGACGGCGCCGAGGCGAAGCCGTAGCCCCCTCTATTCGACGAACGCAGCCCGGACGCGCGCGATCTGCGGATCGCCCTCGATCCACGCGACCACGGCGCGCTCGCCGGGACCGCCGATCGCGGCGGCGGGCCAGAACGCGTCCTCGCCGGGGGTCGAGAGGATCTCGATCGCACCAAAACCCTCGGGACCTCCGCGGCGCGCGGCGATGCGAAAGCGACCGTCCACGCGCTCGCTCCAGGCGACGAGCGCGCCGCCCGAACGACCAACCACGAGGATCGGGGTGATCGCCTGAGCCCCCGGCGTCGACAGCACGAGGGGCTGTTTGCCCGGATGAACCCATTCGCCGCCAGGCGCGCGCTGGGCGAGATACACGGAAGGATCGCCGCTGTCGTCCTCGTCCTGCGACCACACGACGTACATCTCGCCGCTCGGTCCGAAGGCCGCCCGCGCGTCGCGCGACTCGCCCTCGCCCGTGGAGAAGGTGTCGGCGAGGCTCGCAGGCCGCGTCCAGGCGCCCTCTGCGTCGCGGGTCGCGAGGAAGATCGCGACAGCGCCCCCCCCGTCGTGCTGCGTCCAGGTGACGGCGGCGCGGCCGTCGAACGCGAGCGCGGGCTTGGGGTTGGCGATCTGGTCGCTGTCGATCTCGCCGCCAGGCGCGGAGAGAAAGTCGTCGACGGCGGGGCGCGAGAACGCGCCGCCCGCGAAGCGCTCGCTGCAAAACGCCATCAGCGGCCCGCCCCCCGATTGATACCAGGAGATGAGCCCGTCGCCGCGATCGTTGACCGTGATCTGCGGCGCGTTCGAGAAGTAGCTCGGGGGCGAGAGCACGTCGGTGGCGCTCGCAGGCATGGCCCAGGGCGCGCCGGGCGAGGGCCGCGTCGCGAGGGCCACCCCGTAGTGCTCGGGGTCGTACCATTGGTTCCACACGATCAGCGTCTCGCCCGAAGGACGCGCAGCGACGCGCGGCTCGTACGCCTTGGCGCCGAAGGAGAAGCTGTCCTCCTCGCCTGCGGGGTGAATCCACGCGCCGTCGGTCCCGCGCTCGCTCACGAACACGCGCGAGGAGCCGTCACCCCCCGCTTGGCGCCACGCGACGACCGCATCGCCCGCCGCGCCTCCGAGCACCACGCCCTGCGAGCTGAGCCCCTCGAGCGCCTCCGCGGGCTCGTGCAACGAAAAGCCCCCCCCGGCGTCCTCTTCCGCGACGAACAGCTCGTCGACGTTGACCGCGCCCGCCTCGTCCCACACCACGAGCGCGCGGCCCTCGCTGTCGAACGCGACGGACACGCGGCGCGCGCCGGGCCCGCTGAGGGCCTCGCCGTCCGCAGGCAGCGTGAAGGCCCGCGCGCGACAAGCGCCTCCATCCGCCACCGCCCACGCGTTGCACACGAGGGGCGAGGAGGGATCCTCACCGCAGCCTGTCACGACAAACGAAAGCGCGAGCGCGAGCAGCGCTGCGCGTTTCACGGCACCACCAGGCGCCGCGCGCGCGTGAGCGACATCAAGAAGATCCGCAGGGGCGCTCTTTCCGGATCGGTGAGCGCCGCGTACGCATCGCGCGCGGGCTGGGCCTCGCCGCCGTGCAGGAGGATCGCGTCCTCGATCGTGGGCGCGCGACCGTCGTGCATGTAGGGCCTGCTCCGCGCGAGACCCCAGAGCGGCGGGGTGACGAAGTGCTCGGGCCGCACGCCGCGATCGGCCATGCCCTCGGCGAGGACCTCCCCCATGTCGTGCCGCTTGAGGTCGCTGTAGAGATAGAGCCGCAGCGGCCCCCCCTCGGCCGGAGGCGTGATGCGCGGGGCGGCGGCGTCGGTCGCGAGATCGACGCTCACCGCGGGGCCTCCTCGCCGGCTCGCGAGCGCGTAGCGGCTGTCCGCGAGCGGCAGGGAGGGCGTGTGGCACGACGCGCACCCGAGGCTCTCGAACCGCGCCGCGCCCTCGCCGAAGAGCACCATGTGATCCTGCTCCGTCGGCGGATGAGCCACGGGCACCTCTTGCATGGCCACGAAGAGCGAGAGCGCCGTCACCTGGCCCTCGGTGATCTCGTCGATCACGCCGTCCCCATCCGGGTCCGTCCCGCCAAACGGGCCGATGCGCTCGGGCCGCGCGCGGGCGACGAGGTGGGTCGATTGCATGCCGTGGTGCACGAGCAGCTCGTCCTCGACGACGTCGCGGATCGACGCGAAATGCCCCTTGCGGCCGAACGGCTTCACCACGAGATCGGCGTCGATGCCCGCCACGTC includes:
- a CDS encoding di-heme oxidoredictase family protein — its product is MIPRSTTTLVLALALATGAAACALDGQPALVKRGTARPLGVYTTELAADLEEQALSALARDAIRREMRFLDAADPGALARSIRVEEGEIEAGLFSPAEAFEIGAQIFHATFTPEMGYGAKDLPHLARFHTGRRGGPDAMRCDSCHWRGGPAGAGDGADNAYLAGDGDAESKALARNPPSLVGAGLVELLGREMTAELDAQRQALLAEARAAGKPVRRAISAKGVPFGELLARPDGVADATDVAGIDADLVVKPFGRKGHFASIRDVVEDELLVHHGMQSTHLVARARPERIGPFGGTDPDGDGVIDEITEGQVTALSLFVAMQEVPVAHPPTEQDHMVLFGEGAARFESLGCASCHTPSLPLADSRYALASRRGGPAVSVDLATDAAAPRITPPAEGGPLRLYLYSDLKRHDMGEVLAEGMADRGVRPEHFVTPPLWGLARSRPYMHDGRAPTIEDAILLHGGEAQPARDAYAALTDPERAPLRIFLMSLTRARRLVVP
- a CDS encoding DUF1549 domain-containing protein — its product is MQSGKAARAGALLGLGLALFACNPDDPNKLLGSPAKDPGKNPCPVEATGGSPTSSGAGGAGGAGGSTGTGPNLPTSPVLAERVVDYNEALRTASLKLAGNVPTLDQVETVRVSQDPKKAYEDYVDQFLASPRFAAAMVEFWRNTFRSGGGALAGVPNRDGAPNFAAQITVNGEDYRNLFTADKGTCPTFDPVSGAFTPADCPNGALPTAGVLTDAGLMYQYASALAFRRVRFIQETFACRKMPAEWRPDPVTVEGGGSYTSPWPFDTIGDPNKNTGRIAFQDTTAAICANCHTTMNHRAPLFAVFDDTGAYQAPVDPGDGNLEFSVIVPIEGSPKAKLTDYLVPGETPGWKYQKPAATLRELGDQMAKDDEVARCAVVRVWNYAFSKGDAVYDLADVPDSIIGPLVEQFKTNYNLRDVVRAAFVHPDFVRF